A single Bacillales bacterium DNA region contains:
- a CDS encoding Gfo/Idh/MocA family oxidoreductase translates to MRVYIIGAGVIGHTHAEACRKLPEPVELRVADINKAALKKFAERFPEAKPFSDAEAMLAAEAAREDDVVIAATPPAAHAAAAKLGFASGRHVLCEKPLAMNVSEAKEMVRAAEAAGRWLGCCSVRFKGMRHMETVKRVIASGALGDVYHVTFVNKWERSRAGIEYQPESRWFLDSAKSGGGVLMDWGPYDFATLDDMLRPERVEVNAAWTAKPVTAADPQDTPFDVETHVGAVMTFYRETKPVHVHYERATCAHGEGYVRAEIEGTKGSVSWTPFDSRQPVFRRYDEDGKLVVEELDTGPKSEFTIMDNPMLHFYNKIHGITAEANINEKALKLFEVIRALYDAEKTCEKQTITFAEGAVR, encoded by the coding sequence ATGCGGGTGTACATCATTGGGGCCGGCGTGATCGGCCATACGCACGCGGAAGCGTGTAGAAAACTGCCGGAGCCGGTCGAGCTGCGAGTCGCAGACATAAATAAAGCGGCGTTGAAAAAATTCGCGGAGCGGTTCCCGGAGGCGAAGCCGTTCAGTGACGCGGAAGCGATGTTGGCGGCGGAAGCCGCACGCGAAGATGACGTAGTCATCGCGGCGACGCCGCCGGCGGCGCACGCGGCGGCGGCGAAGCTTGGGTTCGCCAGCGGGCGCCACGTGCTGTGCGAGAAGCCGCTGGCGATGAATGTGAGCGAAGCGAAGGAGATGGTGCGGGCGGCGGAAGCCGCCGGGCGGTGGCTCGGCTGCTGCAGCGTGCGCTTCAAAGGCATGCGCCATATGGAAACGGTGAAACGGGTCATAGCGTCCGGCGCGTTAGGCGACGTGTATCATGTGACGTTCGTGAACAAGTGGGAGCGCAGCCGCGCGGGGATCGAATATCAGCCGGAAAGCCGCTGGTTCCTCGATTCGGCGAAAAGCGGCGGCGGCGTGCTGATGGACTGGGGGCCGTACGACTTCGCGACGCTCGACGACATGCTCCGGCCGGAGCGAGTCGAAGTGAACGCGGCGTGGACGGCGAAGCCGGTCACGGCGGCGGATCCGCAGGATACGCCGTTTGACGTGGAGACGCATGTCGGGGCGGTGATGACGTTCTATCGGGAGACGAAGCCGGTGCATGTGCATTACGAGCGCGCGACGTGCGCGCACGGGGAAGGTTATGTGCGGGCTGAAATCGAAGGAACGAAAGGGTCGGTGAGCTGGACGCCGTTCGATTCGCGCCAGCCGGTGTTTCGGAGGTACGACGAGGACGGCAAGCTGGTCGTCGAGGAACTCGACACCGGGCCGAAAAGCGAATTTACGATCATGGATAACCCGATGCTGCATTTTTACAATAAAATTCACGGCATCACCGCCGAAGCGAACATCAATGAGAAAGCGCTGAAGCTGTTTGAGGTGATTCGTGCTTTGTATGACGCGGAAAAAACCTGCGAAAAGCAGACAATTACTTTCGCTGAAGGAGCGGTTCGATGA
- a CDS encoding DinB family protein, with the protein MDVMAKQYDWIKVTRQSLFRYCETLTLEDYLKEHEGFGGWSIRYLHVHVANCYEGWLRSEGLNEEPQFVAPDSVSQVQEMRTVFDRVDGLVEQFLRRYEGKWDTILPRKIEENDEVEELTPLWLLTHTMTHEFHHKGQIVSMSRQMGYVPEDTDLISPLDVKKFL; encoded by the coding sequence ATGGATGTGATGGCCAAGCAATACGATTGGATTAAGGTGACGCGGCAAAGTCTGTTCCGTTATTGTGAAACGTTGACGTTGGAAGATTACTTAAAAGAGCATGAAGGATTTGGCGGTTGGTCCATTCGTTATTTGCATGTTCACGTCGCCAACTGCTATGAAGGCTGGCTGCGTTCGGAGGGGTTGAATGAAGAACCTCAGTTTGTCGCTCCCGATTCCGTCAGCCAAGTTCAGGAAATGCGAACAGTGTTTGACCGCGTTGATGGGCTCGTTGAGCAATTTCTTCGTAGATATGAGGGAAAATGGGACACGATCCTTCCGAGAAAAATTGAGGAAAACGACGAAGTCGAAGAACTGACTCCGCTTTGGCTGTTGACGCACACGATGACGCATGAATTTCACCATAAAGGCCAGATTGTATCCATGAGCCGACAAATGGGTTATGTGCCGGAAGATACCGATTTGATTTCTCCGTTGGACGTCAAGAAATTTTTATAA
- a CDS encoding VOC family protein, with protein MHMKRAIPALPVKHMKESVKFYKNQLGFTVVFQEEGFAVLACNTVHLHLWLAGDESWRKREHAAPVVSGAESYIAGTASCRIEVCGINEWYERMKPQGILHPNAHIRNQWWGEREFGVTDPDNNLITFFEIIAENSEEK; from the coding sequence ATGCACATGAAGCGAGCGATTCCGGCATTGCCGGTGAAGCACATGAAGGAGAGCGTCAAATTTTATAAAAATCAACTCGGATTCACTGTTGTCTTCCAAGAAGAGGGATTCGCGGTATTGGCATGTAACACCGTGCACCTCCACCTCTGGCTGGCCGGCGACGAAAGCTGGCGCAAGCGAGAACATGCGGCTCCTGTTGTCTCGGGTGCCGAATCGTACATCGCGGGTACGGCGAGCTGCCGAATCGAAGTGTGCGGCATTAACGAATGGTACGAACGCATGAAACCTCAAGGCATCCTGCACCCGAACGCCCACATTCGTAATCAGTGGTGGGGCGAGCGCGAATTCGGCGTGACCGATCCCGACAATAATTTAATCACTTTTTTTGAAATAATTGCAGAAAATTCGGAGGAGAAATGA
- the ltrA gene encoding group II intron reverse transcriptase/maturase, protein KIVLESIFEADFKDCSYGFRPKRSAHDALQKIMTTVNNGKIYWVVDVDIKGYFDNIPHAKLMTLVEQRVCDRKVLKLIRGWLTAGVMKDDQFHESVIGSPQGGVISPLLANIYLNYLDTLWEKKFSHLGTIVRYADDLVVLCHRKAEAIETIQVLKAIFKRMELTLNTEKSKLANIWEDDQGFDFLGHHLRRLPVMRKGGKRARILRCFPSKKAMKKMRAKVKEATASRTLLLKPINDLIEVLNPKIQGWRNFYAKVDPGVANQFLTKIDWYIQRRLLIFWRKKHKKRKRGQVNFYEMLARAGLKSATTWQSTYGTR, encoded by the coding sequence CGAAGATCGTGCTGGAGAGCATCTTTGAAGCAGACTTCAAAGACTGCTCCTACGGCTTTCGTCCAAAGCGAAGCGCCCACGATGCGTTGCAGAAAATCATGACGACCGTAAACAACGGGAAGATTTACTGGGTGGTCGACGTGGACATCAAAGGGTACTTCGACAACATCCCGCACGCGAAGCTAATGACCTTGGTCGAACAGCGGGTGTGTGACCGCAAGGTCCTCAAGCTGATTCGCGGGTGGCTGACGGCGGGCGTCATGAAAGATGATCAGTTTCATGAATCCGTCATCGGAAGCCCCCAAGGAGGAGTCATTTCCCCGTTGTTGGCGAACATCTACCTGAACTACCTAGATACCTTATGGGAAAAGAAGTTCTCTCATTTAGGGACCATCGTTCGTTATGCCGATGATCTAGTGGTGTTGTGCCATCGGAAAGCCGAAGCGATTGAAACCATTCAAGTCTTGAAGGCCATCTTTAAGCGAATGGAGTTGACCCTCAACACCGAGAAAAGCAAACTGGCGAACATCTGGGAAGACGACCAAGGTTTCGACTTTCTCGGCCATCATCTCCGTCGCTTGCCGGTGATGCGAAAAGGGGGAAAACGCGCCCGCATTCTCCGATGCTTTCCGTCGAAGAAAGCGATGAAGAAGATGCGTGCCAAAGTAAAAGAAGCAACGGCATCTCGCACGTTACTCCTCAAACCGATCAACGATCTGATAGAAGTGCTCAATCCGAAAATACAAGGATGGAGAAACTTTTACGCCAAAGTGGATCCGGGAGTAGCCAATCAATTTTTAACAAAGATTGATTGGTACATCCAAAGAAGGCTACTGATCTTTTGGCGGAAGAAACATAAGAAGCGTAAGCGAGGGCAAGTGAACTTCTACGAAATGCTCGCGCGAGCGGGACTGAAATCGGCAACGACTTGGCAGAGTACGTACGGCACAAGGTGA
- the rbsK gene encoding ribokinase → MKPKITVIGSINVDLITKVNQWPKPGETMTADAFLQMHGGKGGNQAVASARLGADAVMLGCVGEDSFGQEAVDHLKNENVRVDHVGRIPGAHTGLAFITLAENDNQIIVAPGANYACTPDWIVNHEEVIAESDVILMQMEIPLPTVAKAAEIARKHGVKVILNPAPFQLIDKTLLALVDVLTPNEHEYAQLKPSLSDFTGDLIVTRGDKGVAFIKNDQEIVKPGYQVEVVDTTGAGDTFNGALAAKWAETGSLEAAIDFAIVASALSVTKSGAQGGMPTLKDIHAFTETRRTRE, encoded by the coding sequence ATGAAACCAAAAATTACGGTAATCGGGAGTATAAATGTAGATCTCATTACGAAAGTGAATCAGTGGCCGAAGCCGGGAGAAACGATGACCGCCGATGCTTTCCTGCAAATGCATGGCGGGAAAGGCGGCAACCAAGCAGTAGCGTCGGCCAGACTTGGAGCGGACGCAGTTATGCTCGGTTGTGTGGGGGAAGATTCGTTTGGACAAGAAGCTGTCGACCATCTGAAAAATGAGAACGTCCGTGTAGACCATGTGGGGCGCATTCCGGGTGCTCATACCGGTTTGGCTTTCATTACGCTTGCTGAAAATGACAATCAAATTATTGTTGCGCCGGGAGCGAATTACGCATGTACGCCAGACTGGATTGTAAACCATGAAGAGGTGATTGCCGAAAGCGATGTCATCTTAATGCAAATGGAAATTCCGCTTCCGACGGTTGCCAAAGCGGCCGAAATCGCAAGAAAGCATGGTGTGAAAGTCATTTTAAATCCCGCTCCGTTTCAATTGATCGACAAAACCTTGTTGGCCCTCGTAGACGTTCTTACGCCGAATGAGCATGAGTATGCTCAGTTGAAACCTTCACTTAGTGACTTTACTGGGGATTTGATTGTGACGCGCGGCGACAAAGGCGTGGCATTCATAAAAAACGATCAGGAAATAGTGAAGCCCGGTTATCAAGTTGAAGTTGTCGATACGACAGGGGCAGGAGACACCTTCAATGGGGCACTGGCAGCCAAGTGGGCGGAAACCGGGTCATTGGAAGCCGCCATTGATTTCGCGATTGTCGCCAGTGCGCTATCCGTCACAAAATCCGGTGCGCAAGGAGGAATGCCGACATTGAAAGACATACATGCATTCACAGAAACAAGAAGAACGCGAGAATGA
- a CDS encoding sugar phosphate isomerase/epimerase family protein produces MNILGYSTNMYGWTERWKRDGKAPDWDAIFRACAEASLDAVEIDASSDKLALARSHGLRVSATYVGLPLHVPFASIDADRNVRPFAERLAAAGGSDFLINADPLDWKQPAAKTESELMQQGENLSRIAEILKPYGLRLCMHNHAADRANAQGDLRSVTAYADPQVGLCVDIGWAHAAGCDPLAWARAHADRIFAFHFRNQVGVTPTEDLLEGEIDIAALMALPELNAYEGWLSLELWHPQSMQPKRTMTEDVRRSIRHLKTLLHPNPTFLT; encoded by the coding sequence ATGAACATTCTCGGCTATTCCACGAACATGTACGGCTGGACGGAACGCTGGAAGCGGGACGGCAAAGCGCCCGACTGGGATGCCATCTTCCGCGCATGCGCGGAAGCCAGCCTCGACGCTGTCGAAATCGACGCCTCCTCTGACAAGCTCGCTCTCGCTCGCTCCCACGGCCTGCGCGTGTCCGCGACCTACGTCGGCCTCCCGCTGCACGTTCCGTTCGCGTCTATCGACGCCGACCGGAACGTGCGGCCGTTCGCCGAACGCCTCGCCGCTGCCGGCGGCAGCGACTTCCTCATCAACGCCGATCCGCTCGATTGGAAGCAGCCCGCCGCGAAAACAGAAAGCGAGCTCATGCAGCAAGGCGAGAACCTCTCGCGCATCGCCGAAATCCTCAAACCTTACGGTTTGCGGCTGTGCATGCATAACCACGCCGCAGACCGCGCTAACGCGCAAGGCGACTTGCGCTCTGTCACCGCCTACGCCGACCCTCAGGTCGGCTTGTGCGTCGACATCGGCTGGGCGCATGCCGCCGGCTGCGATCCGCTCGCATGGGCTCGCGCCCATGCGGACCGCATTTTCGCCTTCCATTTCCGCAACCAGGTCGGCGTGACGCCGACCGAGGACTTGCTGGAAGGCGAAATCGACATCGCTGCGCTCATGGCGCTGCCCGAGCTTAATGCTTACGAAGGCTGGCTTTCGCTCGAATTATGGCATCCGCAATCGATGCAGCCGAAGCGAACGATGACCGAAGACGTCCGGCGCTCGATTCGTCACTTAAAGACGTTGCTTCACCCAAATCCAACCTTCCTTACGTAG
- a CDS encoding DUF2269 domain-containing protein yields MIIGIVFGTLFVISAVTLGITWLGKKLSGKLSVKRKRWWVFGHLAAVIVYFCGVGGSLTLALLVNFLSDEALIYAAHYLIQYFDWFLIIPGAFGSLITGIWLSVRSNWGGLTRYHWIFVKWLGNIAAILFGSIFIREWIHKSIQYAMEHPKENPAFWVNHDLLLAVTAAMFALLLFLTGISVFKPWGTRRRFRSVK; encoded by the coding sequence ATGATCATCGGTATCGTCTTTGGCACGTTGTTCGTCATCTCGGCTGTCACGCTGGGCATCACTTGGCTCGGGAAAAAGTTAAGCGGCAAACTGAGCGTAAAGCGAAAGCGTTGGTGGGTGTTTGGCCATCTTGCAGCGGTCATCGTCTATTTTTGCGGCGTGGGCGGATCGCTGACGCTCGCGTTGCTGGTAAATTTTTTATCCGATGAGGCATTGATCTATGCAGCTCATTATTTGATTCAATATTTCGATTGGTTTTTGATCATTCCAGGTGCGTTCGGGTCGCTTATCACGGGTATATGGTTGTCGGTGCGGTCGAATTGGGGTGGCCTGACGCGGTATCATTGGATTTTTGTAAAATGGCTCGGGAACATCGCGGCGATTCTTTTCGGCAGCATTTTCATTCGGGAATGGATTCACAAAAGCATTCAGTATGCCATGGAACATCCGAAAGAGAACCCAGCTTTTTGGGTGAACCACGACTTGTTGCTCGCTGTGACAGCGGCAATGTTTGCCCTTCTCTTGTTTTTGACGGGCATTTCGGTCTTCAAACCGTGGGGAACGCGGCGCCGCTTTCGATCAGTAAAATAA
- a CDS encoding VOC family protein, which translates to MKPRITVLTLGVADLEASLVFYRDGLGLATCGIIGQEFEHGAVAFFDLQAGVKLAIWERKNIAHDTGLPETPPSPTEFTIGHNVGSKEEVDEVMAEARKAGAKITVEAHDTFWGGYAGYFQDLDGHLWEIVWNPDWVLDGE; encoded by the coding sequence ATGAAACCGCGAATCACTGTATTGACGCTCGGCGTTGCCGATTTGGAAGCTTCATTGGTATTTTACCGGGACGGGCTTGGACTGGCGACGTGTGGCATCATCGGTCAGGAATTTGAGCATGGCGCCGTTGCCTTTTTCGATTTGCAGGCGGGCGTGAAGCTGGCGATTTGGGAAAGGAAAAACATCGCTCATGATACGGGGCTTCCCGAGACGCCGCCAAGTCCAACTGAATTTACAATTGGTCATAATGTTGGAAGCAAAGAAGAAGTGGATGAAGTGATGGCAGAAGCACGAAAAGCCGGGGCGAAAATCACCGTTGAGGCGCACGACACGTTTTGGGGAGGCTATGCTGGTTACTTTCAAGACCTTGACGGCCACCTTTGGGAGATCGTATGGAATCCGGATTGGGTGTTGGATGGAGAATGA
- a CDS encoding DUF429 domain-containing protein, translating into MTDCEVYPAAWLLSEGLSDKFYKKNKEPREQIVQHLEKRIGFAAGLKASLVASDHVLDAALCCLAGVDFLDGKCCPPPPDSDERTLRKEGWIWVKQRL; encoded by the coding sequence ATGACGGACTGCGAAGTGTATCCCGCGGCATGGCTGCTTTCGGAAGGGTTGTCAGACAAATTTTATAAAAAAAACAAAGAACCCCGCGAGCAAATCGTCCAGCATTTGGAGAAACGGATCGGTTTCGCTGCGGGATTGAAAGCATCGCTTGTCGCTTCGGACCATGTGCTCGATGCCGCGCTCTGTTGCTTGGCGGGCGTTGATTTTCTTGATGGAAAATGTTGTCCGCCGCCGCCGGATAGCGATGAACGCACGCTACGTAAGGAAGGTTGGATTTGGGTGAAGCAACGTCTTTAA
- a CDS encoding PhoH family protein has translation MKTFVLDTNVLIHDPDSIFRFEEHDVVVLAPVYEELDKLKSRGNGVGWACNLVFQRLERLISEGNYDKVKEDDGHTWTVIRLPKQDGRLILHDHEEDAKVYADHYLLKWVAAHEKAILVTKDRPLRIRAMKRDIHVEDYTNDRVHELYTGFCELVVDADLIETFYLNQKLPLASVPTETDLYENQFVQLTSALNPKQTALAIVKKQHLLLSEPLPEMKIKPRSRDQHLAFSMLVDPQIPMVTISGDAGTGKTLLAMTVGDHFVRLGKFHSMLITRPMVGMGKDIGALPGEKEEKMRPWISPFVDNLKTLYLKEGEFASSKDLLERFTDKGRVEIEALTYVRGRTWENQFIIVDEAQNLTPHEMKAILTRVGRNSKIVLIGDPTDNQIDHPFLTPQSNGLVYAVERMKTSALAAHLHFSRVERSPLVQDIVRLL, from the coding sequence GTGAAGACATTTGTTCTGGATACGAATGTGCTCATTCACGATCCAGACAGCATTTTTCGCTTTGAAGAGCACGACGTCGTTGTACTGGCGCCGGTTTATGAAGAACTGGACAAACTAAAAAGCCGGGGCAACGGCGTGGGGTGGGCATGCAATCTCGTGTTTCAGCGTTTGGAACGCTTGATCAGCGAAGGCAACTACGACAAAGTGAAAGAAGACGACGGCCATACATGGACCGTCATCCGGCTGCCAAAGCAGGACGGCCGCCTCATTCTCCATGACCACGAAGAAGATGCAAAAGTATATGCCGATCATTACTTGTTGAAATGGGTGGCTGCCCATGAAAAAGCCATTCTCGTCACGAAAGACCGCCCGCTGCGCATTCGCGCCATGAAGCGGGATATCCACGTCGAAGACTACACGAACGATCGCGTCCACGAACTGTACACGGGTTTTTGTGAACTCGTCGTCGACGCCGACTTGATCGAAACCTTTTATCTCAATCAAAAACTCCCGCTCGCTTCCGTGCCGACGGAAACGGACCTCTACGAAAATCAATTCGTTCAGCTGACTTCTGCCCTCAATCCTAAGCAAACGGCGCTAGCCATCGTTAAGAAACAACACCTGCTTCTATCCGAACCGCTTCCTGAAATGAAAATCAAACCGCGCAGCCGCGATCAGCATCTCGCTTTTTCGATGCTCGTGGATCCGCAAATTCCGATGGTGACCATCTCCGGAGACGCCGGCACCGGAAAAACGTTGCTGGCCATGACCGTCGGTGACCACTTCGTTCGTCTCGGGAAGTTTCATTCCATGCTGATCACACGGCCGATGGTCGGGATGGGCAAAGACATCGGCGCCCTTCCTGGAGAAAAAGAAGAAAAAATGCGCCCGTGGATTTCCCCGTTTGTCGACAACTTAAAGACGTTATATTTAAAAGAAGGCGAATTTGCTTCTTCGAAAGATTTGCTCGAACGGTTCACCGACAAAGGACGCGTCGAAATCGAAGCCTTGACTTACGTCCGCGGCCGAACGTGGGAAAACCAATTCATCATCGTTGACGAAGCGCAAAACTTGACCCCGCACGAAATGAAAGCGATCTTAACACGGGTCGGCCGCAACTCGAAAATCGTCCTCATCGGCGATCCGACCGACAATCAAATCGACCACCCCTTTTTGACACCGCAATCGAACGGGCTCGTCTACGCGGTTGAACGGATGAAAACGAGCGCTTTAGCCGCCCACCTGCATTTCTCCCGGGTCGAACGCTCCCCGCTCGTGCAAGACATCGTTCGGCTGCTATAA
- a CDS encoding CBO0543 family protein: MPSDWIILIATSILSILAAVLLTHKSEVREALVVFFFKQLMTWMLGLIVVEFDLIEYPVRLFKYATASSFSFEYFIYPAMCVIFVLRFPENRSVFHKIGWYVFFSTWMTLAEVWLEQHTNLIHYIQWNWLCTWVSLLVTFLLSRIFYKWFFRKKFERNP, encoded by the coding sequence ATGCCTTCAGATTGGATCATCCTTATCGCCACGAGTATTTTGTCCATTCTCGCGGCCGTTCTTCTCACTCACAAAAGTGAAGTTCGTGAGGCGTTGGTCGTCTTTTTCTTTAAGCAATTGATGACATGGATGCTTGGCTTGATCGTCGTCGAATTTGATTTGATCGAGTATCCCGTCCGCCTATTCAAATACGCAACGGCATCGAGCTTTTCTTTCGAATATTTCATCTATCCGGCGATGTGCGTCATCTTCGTGTTAAGGTTTCCAGAGAACCGATCGGTTTTTCATAAAATCGGCTGGTACGTATTCTTCTCTACTTGGATGACTTTGGCTGAAGTATGGCTGGAACAACATACGAACTTAATCCATTACATCCAGTGGAACTGGTTATGCACGTGGGTTTCGCTTCTTGTGACCTTTCTTTTGTCGAGAATATTTTACAAGTGGTTTTTCCGAAAGAAGTTCGAGCGAAACCCGTAA